One part of the Tunicatimonas pelagia genome encodes these proteins:
- a CDS encoding helix-turn-helix domain-containing protein, with product MTQPDFFMEKTLLMHVSEKIRKIREVKGFSQDYMASQLNMTQTNYSKIERGDTKEMTVDRLEKIAKVLEVAPGDILNFDENQVFNSTFNNHGGNIMIMKDSFEQMKAQYEARIKELKEEVAFLREMCKGKK from the coding sequence ATGACTCAGCCTGATTTCTTTATGGAAAAAACACTGCTAATGCATGTAAGTGAGAAAATTAGAAAAATCCGGGAGGTGAAGGGTTTCTCTCAGGATTATATGGCGTCGCAATTGAACATGACCCAGACCAACTACAGCAAAATAGAGCGGGGAGATACCAAAGAAATGACGGTAGATCGGCTAGAGAAAATTGCTAAAGTACTAGAAGTAGCCCCCGGCGATATTCTTAATTTTGACGAAAATCAGGTATTTAATAGCACTTTCAATAACCATGGAGGAAACATTATGATTATGAAAGATTCTTTTGAGCAGATGAAAGCGCAATACGAAGCCCGGATTAAAGAGCTAAAAGAGGAAGTCGCTTTTTTACGGGAAATGTGTAAAGGCAAAAAATAA